Proteins found in one Streptomyces sp. NBC_00461 genomic segment:
- a CDS encoding ABC transporter permease: protein MKTRQWSRDLSMGVRFAVAGGREGWARMLLTAVGVGLGVALLLLATAVPNALAVRHDREEARSDLTYAFSESPMRKADNTLLVRNAGTVFRDKEVRGRALQPEGPKAPLPPGVSRFPGAGEMVVSPALKRLLESGEGKMLRERLPGRIVGTIAEPGLIGAQELAFYRGADDLVFKQYSGGVERIDRFGAGFKTPERKDPVLVLLSLVVFLVLLLPVGVFIAAAVRFGGERRDRRLAALRLVGSDSRMTRRIAAGEAFAGSVAGLAFGAVFFLLVREFSGSVDLFDVSVFPSYLVPSLLLALLVVVAVPAAAVLVTLFALRGVVIEPLGVVRAAKPPRRRLWWRILLPVGGLGMLYPMIGKDRYSKDFNQYQVTGGVLLLLVGVTALLPWAVETVVARLGSGAVAWQLAIRRLQLSSGTAARTVNGIAVAVAGAIALQMLFTGVQGQYTKHTANDLTRAQMHVDLGDQVPLARAAADFKATKGVAKVYAFDEGSVGERREAADDQDYAQVAIADCASLRAVASLPSCKDGDSFVVQGGAYGEATPGMSKPGSTLWFDSRDESGAARTRTPWTVPADVKQARSITDPAGNKRGGLLLTPGALPSGAVHGLRGQIYLALDQGLADAPDHARNTAHRLGLPADPVMLVSSKSDDTYASIRTFLFVGATCVLALIGASLLVSQLEQLRERRKLLSSLIAFGTRRRTLTLSVLWQTAIPIGLGLALATAVGLTLGAVLLKMTHKAVDVDWASVLSMTGIGAAVTVLVTVLSLPPLLRLMRPDGLRTE, encoded by the coding sequence ATGAAGACGCGCCAGTGGTCCAGGGACCTGAGTATGGGGGTCAGATTCGCTGTCGCCGGCGGGCGGGAGGGGTGGGCGCGGATGCTGCTCACCGCCGTCGGCGTGGGGCTCGGTGTGGCACTGCTGCTGCTCGCCACCGCGGTGCCGAACGCGCTGGCCGTCCGGCACGACCGGGAGGAGGCGCGTAGCGACCTCACGTACGCGTTCAGCGAGTCGCCGATGCGGAAGGCGGACAACACACTGCTGGTCCGCAACGCCGGGACGGTTTTCCGTGACAAGGAGGTGCGGGGGCGGGCGTTGCAGCCCGAGGGGCCCAAGGCGCCCCTGCCGCCGGGGGTCTCGAGGTTTCCGGGGGCGGGCGAGATGGTGGTCTCCCCCGCGCTGAAGCGGCTGTTGGAGTCTGGCGAGGGGAAGATGCTGCGGGAGCGGCTGCCGGGGCGGATCGTCGGCACGATCGCCGAGCCCGGGCTGATCGGTGCCCAGGAGCTCGCCTTCTACCGCGGCGCCGACGATCTCGTGTTCAAGCAGTACAGCGGCGGGGTCGAACGCATCGACCGATTCGGCGCAGGCTTCAAGACCCCGGAGCGGAAGGACCCCGTCCTCGTCCTGCTCTCCCTCGTCGTGTTCCTGGTGCTGCTGTTGCCGGTCGGCGTCTTCATCGCCGCGGCCGTGCGGTTCGGCGGCGAGCGCCGCGACCGGCGACTCGCGGCCTTGCGGCTGGTGGGTTCGGACAGCCGGATGACCCGGCGGATCGCCGCCGGCGAGGCCTTCGCCGGCTCCGTGGCCGGCCTGGCCTTCGGCGCGGTCTTCTTCCTGCTCGTCCGGGAGTTCTCCGGGTCCGTGGACCTGTTCGACGTGAGCGTGTTCCCCAGCTATCTGGTCCCCTCCCTCCTGCTCGCCCTGCTGGTCGTGGTCGCGGTCCCGGCGGCCGCCGTGCTGGTCACCCTGTTCGCGCTGCGGGGCGTGGTGATCGAGCCGCTCGGCGTGGTGCGCGCCGCGAAGCCCCCGCGGCGCCGGCTGTGGTGGCGGATACTGCTGCCCGTGGGCGGGCTCGGCATGCTCTACCCGATGATCGGCAAGGACCGGTACAGCAAAGACTTCAACCAGTACCAGGTCACCGGCGGCGTCCTGCTGCTGCTCGTCGGGGTGACCGCGCTGCTGCCGTGGGCCGTGGAGACGGTCGTCGCCCGGCTCGGCTCCGGCGCAGTCGCCTGGCAACTGGCCATCCGCCGGCTTCAGTTGAGCAGCGGAACGGCCGCCCGCACGGTCAACGGCATCGCGGTCGCCGTGGCGGGCGCCATCGCCCTGCAGATGCTGTTCACCGGGGTGCAGGGCCAGTACACCAAGCACACCGCCAACGACCTCACCCGGGCCCAGATGCACGTGGACCTAGGAGACCAGGTCCCGCTCGCCCGGGCGGCGGCCGACTTCAAGGCGACCAAGGGTGTCGCGAAGGTCTACGCCTTCGACGAGGGCTCCGTCGGCGAACGGCGCGAGGCCGCCGACGACCAGGACTACGCCCAGGTCGCCATCGCCGACTGTGCGTCCCTGCGCGCGGTGGCTTCCCTCCCCTCCTGCAAGGACGGTGACTCCTTCGTCGTCCAGGGTGGCGCATACGGGGAGGCGACGCCCGGCATGTCCAAGCCCGGCAGCACGCTCTGGTTCGACTCCCGCGACGAATCCGGTGCTGCGCGGACGCGGACGCCCTGGACCGTGCCGGCGGACGTGAAACAGGCGAGGTCGATCACGGACCCGGCAGGGAACAAGCGTGGCGGCCTGCTGCTGACGCCGGGCGCGCTGCCCTCAGGCGCCGTACATGGTCTTCGCGGCCAGATCTACCTCGCGCTCGACCAGGGGCTGGCAGACGCGCCCGACCATGCGCGGAACACGGCCCACCGTCTCGGCCTACCCGCCGACCCGGTGATGCTGGTGTCCAGCAAGAGCGACGACACCTACGCCTCCATCCGCACCTTCCTGTTCGTCGGCGCCACCTGCGTACTGGCGCTGATCGGCGCGAGTCTGCTGGTGTCGCAGCTGGAGCAGCTGCGCGAGCGCCGCAAGCTGCTGTCGTCGCTGATCGCCTTCGGCACCCGGCGCCGCACACTGACCCTGTCCGTGCTGTGGCAGACCGCGATCCCGATCGGGCTCGGCCTGGCGCTGGCCACGGCGGTCGGGCTGACGCTGGGCGCGGTACTGCTGAAGATGACGCACAAGGCGGTGGACGTCGACTGGGCGAGCGTACTGTCCATGACCGGTATCGGCGCCGCCGTCACCGTGCTGGTGACCGTGCTCAGCCTGCCACCACTGCTCCGGCTGATGCGCCCGGACGGCCTGCGCACCGAGTGA
- a CDS encoding IS110 family transposase: MFDTEDVGVFLGLDVGKSSHHGHGLTPAGKKVFDKQLPNSEPKLRAVFDTLAAKFGTVLVIVDQPASIGALPLAVARDTGCKVAYLPGLAMRRIADLYPGEAKTDAKDAAVIADAARTMPHTLRSLELTDEITAELTVLVGFDQDLAAEATRTSNRIRGLLTQFHPSLERVLGPRLDHQAVTWLVERYGSPAALRKAGRRRLVELIRPKAPRMAQRLIDDVFEALDEQTVVVPGTGTLDIVVPSLARSLAAVHEQRRALEAQINALLEAHPLSPVLTSMPGVGVRTAAVLLVTVGDGTSFPNAAHLASYAGLAPTTKSSGTSIHGEHAPRGGNRQLKRAMFLSAFACMNADPASRAYYDKQRARGKTHTQALLRLARQRISVLFAMLRDGTFYESRTPADVELAA, translated from the coding sequence ATGTTCGACACCGAAGACGTGGGCGTGTTCCTCGGCCTGGACGTCGGCAAGAGCTCTCATCACGGGCACGGGCTGACTCCGGCCGGCAAGAAGGTCTTCGACAAGCAGCTGCCCAACAGCGAGCCGAAACTGCGGGCCGTGTTCGACACACTGGCCGCGAAGTTCGGCACCGTGCTGGTGATCGTGGACCAGCCCGCCTCCATCGGAGCCCTCCCGCTCGCGGTCGCCCGGGACACCGGCTGCAAGGTCGCCTACCTGCCCGGACTCGCGATGCGGCGGATCGCCGACCTGTATCCGGGCGAGGCCAAGACCGATGCGAAGGACGCTGCGGTCATCGCGGACGCGGCCCGCACCATGCCGCACACCCTGCGCTCGCTGGAACTCACCGACGAGATCACCGCCGAACTCACGGTCCTCGTCGGCTTCGACCAGGACCTCGCGGCCGAGGCCACCCGCACCTCCAACCGGATACGCGGCCTGCTCACCCAGTTCCACCCGTCGCTGGAGCGGGTTCTGGGCCCCCGCCTCGACCACCAGGCCGTCACCTGGCTGGTGGAGCGCTACGGCTCCCCCGCCGCACTGCGCAAAGCCGGCCGCCGCAGGCTCGTCGAGCTCATCCGGCCCAAGGCCCCGCGCATGGCCCAGCGGCTGATCGACGATGTCTTCGAGGCGCTGGACGAGCAGACCGTCGTGGTCCCGGGGACCGGCACCCTCGACATCGTCGTGCCCTCCCTGGCCCGCTCGCTCGCCGCTGTCCACGAACAGCGCCGGGCCCTGGAAGCCCAGATCAACGCCCTGCTGGAGGCCCACCCTCTTTCCCCGGTCCTGACGTCGATGCCCGGCGTCGGCGTCAGGACCGCCGCCGTCCTGCTGGTCACCGTCGGCGACGGCACCAGCTTCCCGAACGCCGCCCACCTGGCCTCCTACGCCGGACTCGCCCCGACCACGAAGTCGTCGGGGACCTCGATCCACGGCGAACACGCGCCCCGAGGCGGCAACCGCCAGCTCAAACGCGCCATGTTCCTTTCCGCCTTCGCCTGCATGAACGCCGATCCCGCCTCCCGCGCCTACTACGACAAGCAACGCGCCCGCGGCAAAACCCACACCCAGGCCCTCCTCCGCCTCGCCCGCCAACGCATCAGCGTCCTGTTCGCCATGCTCCGAGACGGCACCTTCTACGAATCCCGCACGCCCGCGGACGTCGAGCTCGCCGCATGA